GAATATGCGAAAAGATAAAGGCTGCCTATAGCCGCACGCAGGACACGAAGATAAAAGGAGAACGGTAGACAAGCGGATAAATCCTTTGCCTACCGTTCCTTTTTATTCAAAAAAAGACCTCTTACCACATAACTAACTATCGACTACATCACCGGAGTTTCGAAAAGGAAAGTAAATGATTGACTATCCTTCAAATCCTTCACGGCATCTCCTGCGTAAATTTCTCCTTTGGTCAAGGACAGTTTCTTCACCCCAGCCTTCGGACTAAAATCAATCTTCTTCAAATCCAGCCAAAACAGGTTCGGAGTTAAAGTAGACTCAAAGTAATACACTTTATTCTTCTGATCGGAAACGGAACGCCAGCGAGTAGAAGAAATGTGAGGCTTCTCCGGTGTATTGATACCAAACGGAACGGAGACATTGCGCATCACACTCAGCACACTGGGGACAGCTATCTTTGCATCGGCAGTCTGCGGAATGGCGTGAATGTAGAAAGAGGCACGCACAAAACGGTCGCTCGAACGGTTCGTTCCCGGCAACATCTGCAATCCACCCACTTCTTTCCAGTAATCATTGACAGCCAACTGCAATTCATAACGCGGAGAATTGGTCATCACCTGATATTCTTTCCCCTCATGGATACTCAGTTTGCCATCCAGATATTCGATCACTGCCGTGTTGCCTGTTTCATCGGTAATAGCCATGTGTAAAGTAGATTCCGGTCCCCCGTTCGGCATACGGGGAGCGTCAATACGGAAAGTCTCTTTTTTCATTTCATCTACCGCCTCACGCACCGTTGCAAAATTGTCAAGCACATATTGAGTCCAGATACTGATTCCCATTGCCGGACGGGTATCTCCGGGAAGTGAATAAACAGATTCCGGCAAGAAGAGCAAGCTTGCCACCAGTCCTTTTTCATTCATTCCGTCACAAGTACCTATATCATAGCCTGTTGCGATTACGCTTCCATATTTGGAAGTCCAGTTTACTGTTTTTTCTTTATTGTGTCCCGCACGCTGCATTCCACGTGGAAACACATAGATATTTGACATAATGTCTTCTTTCCAGTCCATCGTGCGACCAGTGACCACCATTCGGTCCGGCCCCAGATATACGGCACGCGTACATGCTCCCGCCGGCTGTATGCCCATCAAAGAGACGGCAGCTAACACCAATGCAACACCCGTAAGTTTTTTCTTCATATTACTTCCAAATTAAATAGTTGATACTCTTATATCTATAATAACAAATATACAACGTATATTGCCTGAGAGAGAGAAAAATTTAAGGGAAAAAAGGGAATTTATTCAGAAAAAATCTTATCCGCTCTTATTTGAGTTAAAAAAGCCTGCGGATGGAAGGAAACATTACACATTATTTGCTTTTCAAATGGGATTTCATTATTTTTGTACATAACCTATCATAAAAACTAAGGAGGGCAAATGCGTATGAGACAAAAAGTTAGCATATCACAGCTTCCAATTCGTTTGGGAATCTTTCTTTTGCTGTATTTTGTTCCGCAATCACTCTCTGCGCAAGAAAACAACGACAGTACGCACATACTTCGTAACGGTGCATCCATAACGCTGGACGACGTACTAAAACAGGCCAACATTAACTTGTTTCCAGAAAAGAGCACTACATATTCTTTATATTCACCCGGACAGTTGGAGCATATACCCCGCTTTTCACTCAAAAGGGATATCTCCCTGCCTTATCAGACCAATCCTTCCCTACTCTTCCGAGGTGATTACAGTACAGGCGGGGTATTGCATCAATTCGATCATGGAGCACTGTTCGGTTCCGGAAGCCAGACAAGTATGGCAGGCATCGGGCGTTTCAACAGTGCTTCACTAGGTTATCAGCATATTTTCAATGAGCAATTTGAGTTACAAGTCCGTGCCAATGCGCTGAAGGTCAACATGTCCCACATCACCGGGCAGGCTTTCAGCACTTCGGGTGCCTTCCTTTATCATCCTTCCGACCGTGTCACCTTCAAGGTCTTCGGGTCATACGACATCGGAAATTCTTACGGAATGAGTACCCATAGCTACGGAGCTACGATGTCCGTCGATATGTCCGACCGCTTCGGGATGGAAATGGGAGTACAGCGATACTATGACGCGATGAGCGGACGTTGGGAAACGGTT
This sequence is a window from Bacteroides thetaiotaomicron VPI-5482. Protein-coding genes within it:
- a CDS encoding linear amide C-N hydrolase — its product is MKKKLTGVALVLAAVSLMGIQPAGACTRAVYLGPDRMVVTGRTMDWKEDIMSNIYVFPRGMQRAGHNKEKTVNWTSKYGSVIATGYDIGTCDGMNEKGLVASLLFLPESVYSLPGDTRPAMGISIWTQYVLDNFATVREAVDEMKKETFRIDAPRMPNGGPESTLHMAITDETGNTAVIEYLDGKLSIHEGKEYQVMTNSPRYELQLAVNDYWKEVGGLQMLPGTNRSSDRFVRASFYIHAIPQTADAKIAVPSVLSVMRNVSVPFGINTPEKPHISSTRWRSVSDQKNKVYYFESTLTPNLFWLDLKKIDFSPKAGVKKLSLTKGEIYAGDAVKDLKDSQSFTFLFETPVM